The proteins below come from a single Sorghum bicolor cultivar BTx623 chromosome 4, Sorghum_bicolor_NCBIv3, whole genome shotgun sequence genomic window:
- the LOC8085180 gene encoding putative F-box protein At2g02030 — MPELVPLDGARSRRRHRRGISATSDVEACIQCCITVAKGFAFGDDTRKRKASAPQAPIPYLSDEIVVAILVWLPVKSLLRCRAVCKAWRAIVNDPLFVSAHLRWSAMRWEQEPSFLVTPVTRDHVIPQEDVKERGWPTTFSKQISFYRYQWQWQQSASDSDSDNNGHGQQQTARLMHVKELGSKSNRVGFFAHCDGLVLAPTEKELYLLNPATGDAITLPKSHRNNLRHAPRTCHCVGLGLDPRTGKYKVFQAFYRPVDPYPRFNDYKKVPMGMEFLTLDGGNNEAWTWTETMEDSVFTLGSGDDDEAWTETREDPPRPLLRWQTGVTLKGFIFWRVDTAQYCQSSAGILLRLTLELEGFNIIPLPGSMRVCDDFMLDALHGQGELCLTTRTSDVPSVTIWMMPVHNDDNYLAMGYAQWELRYSIPLGLPPHRLCRLMALVAGGTRILLWSDFILYEYDLATSKLSTVCEMDRMRYQGRRTRKWKNLWSFNFVPYTESLLRIGSLLPNN, encoded by the exons ATGCCTGAGCTTGTTCCACTCGACGGAGCGCGCTctcgtcgacgacatcgtcgcgGGATTTCTGCCACATCTGATGTTGAAGCATGCATCCAGTGCTGCATCACTGTGGCGAAAGGTTTTGCCTTTGGTGATGAC ACAAGGAAGAGGAAGGCGAGCGCACCACAAGCACCTATTCCTTATCTGTCAGACGAGATAGTTGTGGCGATCCTGGTGTGGCTGCCTGTCAAGTCTCTCTTGCGGTGCAGAGCCGTGTGCAAGGCTTGGCGAGCCATCGTGAATGACCCCTTGTTCGTGAGTGCTCACCTACGGTGGTCAGCCATGAGATGGGAGCAAGAGCCGTCCTTCCTCGTCACCCCGGTAACCCGGGACCATGTCATCCCACAGGAGGATGTGAAGGAGCGCGGCTGGCCGACCACCTTCTCCAAGCAAATTAGCTTCTATCGCTACCAATGGCAGTGGCAGCAAAGTGCctccgactccgactccgacaaTAATGGCCATGGCCAGCAGCAGACAGCTAGGTTGATGCATGTCAAGGAGTTGGGCTCCAAGTCCAACCGGGTGGGCTTCTTTGCCCACTGTGACGGCCTGGTTCTCGCTCCCACCGAAAAGGAGCTCTACCTCTTGAACCCGGCCACCGGGGACGCAATCACGCTGCCGAAAAGCCACCGCAACAACCTGCGACACGCCCCAAGAACCTGCCATTGTGTTGGTCTTGGCTTGGATCCACGCACTGGCAAGTACAAGGTCTTCCAGGCCTTCTACCGACCTGTTGACCCCTATCCAAGGTTCAATGACTATAAGAAAGTTCCAATGGGGATGGAATTCCTCACTTTGGACGGTGGCAACAACGAGGCCTGGACCTGGACGGAGACGATGGAAGATTCGGTGTTCACTTTGGGCagtggcgacgacgacgaggccTGGACAGAGACGAGGGAAGATCCGCCGCGCCCTCTGCTGAGATGGCAGACTGGTGTGACACTGAAAGGGTTCATTTTCTGGCGTGTTGACACGGCTCAGTACTGTCAGTCAAGTGCGGGGATTCTTCTCCGCCTTACCCTAGAGCTTGAGGGATTCAATATCATCCCCCTGCCGGGGTCAATGCGCGTTTGTGATGACTTCATGTTGGATGCACTGCACGGCCAGGGGGAGCTGTGCCTCACGACCCGCACTAGTGATGTGCCGTCGGTGACCATATGGATGATGCCAGTGCACAACGACGACAATTATCTCGCCATGGGCTATGCCCAGTGGGAGCTGCGCTACTCCATCCCTCTCGGGCTCCCGCCGCATCGTCTCTGCCGCCTGATGGCTCTTGTTGCTGGTGGCACCCGAATTCTGCTGTGGAGTGATTTCATTCTCTACGAATATGATCTGGCAACCTCTAAGCTGAGCACCGTGTGTGAGATGGATCGAATGAGGTACCAGGGTCGTCGAACGAGGAAATGGAAGAACCTCTGGAGCTTCAACTTTGTGCCCTATACGGAGAGCCTCCTTCGGATCGGATCACTGCTGCCTAATAATTAG
- the LOC110434551 gene encoding uncharacterized protein LOC110434551, protein MQIGQTILQAREVKDKASKIEKQFGYDFFFANESDSESMLAMAFKQVVIQRLSNFRLEVFSPGSVRHFQDFGKPQKGSLDCSISSSNGKLLSSLAEAIFYCVIEDARKNHLGGVGSLFQKRQLDYSMDSSVCIHRISEAEVVKNAKRCLETISLIKSSHKVHETKNGWWPPPHYETLVKIGGPELVLWANEYIPTYKLQINANALENSNHEGLFELESNRWEVLLSHSQLVELGNILDMYFEDQFTLPGKTFHPHWNSDPSKIKKNNGYLNNLFTFLAGSCIFLFVTGFARLCWPRSFRDKMLFNEISNVSSSQNYCSDIKSLDNSEIQAYCTSLVKKMKDSYGCPGEVMVDAHIGAWVGELPNCFKEINSEDTAASGYFQHPDTLSQENQSQSVPINIKMSNLDQNDRTQETLQNIASFHVPRVVISVEGKVVGFQPTNRPAVNHWATNPLATLLYQGRSLSPGILEPRLKISRPAKVAPIELLMSVNEDSFFCFGKACSRPMVAEDPSLMESLLVIQEWGSALTAIWKCIWVHGINGFCAYGSLSSLQYSAP, encoded by the exons ATGCAGATAGGTCAAACA attttgcaAGCGAGGGAAGTTAAAGATAAGGCCAGCAAGATAGAGAAACAATTCGGATATGATTTTTTCTTTGCAAATGAGTCTGATTCAGAGAGTATGTTGGCTATGGCCTTTAAGCAAGTTGTAATTCAGCGGCTCTCAAACTTTCGTCTTGAGGTCTTCTCCCCAGGTTCAGTGAGACACTTCCAAGATTTTGGCAAACCCCAAAAG GGGTCTTTGGATTGTAGTATCAGCTCATCAAATGGAAAGCTTCTGTCTTCTCTCGCTGAAGCCATTTTCTACTGTGTCATTGAGGATGCCAGAAAAAATCACCTTGGGGGCGTAGGCAGTTTGTTTCAGAAGCGACAGCTCGACTACTCAATGGATTCCTCGGTTTGTATACACAGAATTTCTGAGGCAGAAGTAGTGAAAAATGCTAAGAGGTGTCTGGAGACCATTAGTCTAATTAAGTCTTCTCACAAAGTACACGAAACAAAGAATGGATGGTGGCCACCTCCACATTATGAAACTTTGGTGAAGATTGGGGGTCCTGAGTTAGTGCTTTGGGCCAATGAGTACATTCCTACCTATAAGCTGCAAATTAATGCCAACGCATTGGAGAATTCTAACCATGAAGGTCTTTTCGAGTTAGAAAGTAATAGGTGGGAAGTTCTCTTATCCCACTCCCAACTG GTGGAACTAGGGAACATTCTAGACATGTACTTTGAAGATCAATTCACATTACCAGGCAAAACATTCCATCCTCATTGGAATTCAGATCCGTCAAAGATTAAAAAGAACAAT GGCTATTTGAACAATCTTTTCACTTTCTTGGCTGGGAGCTGTATTTTTCTTTTTGTCACTGGCTTTGCTCGGTTATGCTGGCCTCGATCTTTTAGAGACAAAATGCTATTCAATGAAATTTCAAATGTCTCATCATCTCAGAACTATTGTTCTGATATAAAGTCTCTTGATAACAGTGAG ATACAAGCTTATTGCACGTCTCTTGTTAAGAAAATGAAAGACTCATATGGCTGCCCTGGTGAGGTAATGGTTGATGCACACATTGGAGCTTGGGTTGGAGAACTGCCTAATTGCTTCAAGGAAATCAATAGCGAGGATACTGCTGCTTCTGGCTATTTTCAGCATCCTGACACTCTTAGCCAAGAAAATCAATCCCAGTCTGTGCCAATTAATATTAAGATGTCCAATTTGGATCAAAATGATAGAACCCAGGAAACTCTGCAGAATATTGCTAGTTTTCATGTACCTCGT GTGGTCATATCGGTAGAAGGTAAAGTAGTGGGATTTCAGCCAACTAACCGCCCAGCTGTGAACCATTGGGCAACAAACCCACTAGCAACACTTCTGTATCAGGGGCGGTCACTTTCTCCAG GTATTCTAGAACCAAGGCTTAAAATTTCTCGTCCAGCTAAGGTTGCCCCGATCGAATTATTGATGTCAGTAAATGAAGATTCCTTTTTTTGCTTTGGCAAGGCCTGTTCAAGACCCATGGTAGCCGAG GACCCTTCACTCATGGAGTCCCTgttggtgattcaagaatgggGTTCAGCTTTAACAGCCATATGGAAATGCATATGggttcatgggattaatggattttgTGCATACGGAAGTCTCAGTAGTCTGCAATATTCAGCTCCTTGA